The genomic DNA CTGCAGGGGATAGTCATAAAAATACACGCGCGTCTAGACTATCAAAACGACGTCAGAGATCTGTCAAATTAAGTCTCGCGCTCATAGTTAGCATATTGCCTACCGGCAGCAATGCTGGGAAGCTTGCTTTAGACCTGCAATAGCACAAATACGCTTTATTACAGAGCGGagaagtagaaaaaaaagatcatgcaatgaataaaattacatatgcctTGCAGTTGTTGGGAAAAAAGggaactaatattattattaaaaaaagagtttgagaaaacattaaaatgtatgaTCAAACCGTACTAGAAATAACGTTTTCAAATGTAGCCCAATTAAATGTAGAATAATTTGCTGAGTGTGCATTAATCTTAATATATTTGTTTAATGAAGCACTTCTTCCACATGGGCATTCTTACTTCACTTTAAGGCAAAAGTCTAGTTTAAACTAAAGCAAAAGTAGacatattatgtgtgtgtgtttcgcaTTTAAGTCGGAATGTTATtctatataaattaattataaagcATATAAGAGCAACTTTACATACTTTAAATAACATACAAATTATAAGTTAAAATAGTTCTATGACCTAATGACTTGACACCCCCcttgcaattaaaataaaaactcactGAGAAACATTGAGTAAAGTATTTAGTGGCGAATACGGGCAGGATACATAAACGTTCTACAGGAAATACAGTGCCATTGGCTGTAATGGACATATGAAAATTCTTTATTCGCAAATGAACCTAAGGATTTTAGAAACTGAGCAGCGACTCGCGTTAGGTCTGTAATgcacaaataaagaaaggaaGTTAGGGTCATGACCCAGCTCTGGAACGAGTCCAGCATGTGTCTCGGATCTCTCGATCTTCCTaacaaaaacaagaaagaaTTCTAAACCTTTTACAGCATGGAATAAAATGTTTCTTCCTCCCACCCGACGTGACACAACACAGTTAAACTGATAATGCTGCGTTCGTTTATCATAACTTGGAGCGATATATCAATTCCGACGATCAAGCTCACAGCGGAAAGTTGGGcttaaatgtgtgtaaatagAGCAGGAGGCCTTTATTCCCCTTCCTAACAGGCTGCTGATCTTCCCTCCCCCACCAAGCGTGACATCATTAATATCTGTCATTcccaataaatacaaataattgatTGTACTTAAACATAACCTTAAAGTTATATTGAAAGAAAATATTGGAAAAAAacctataaaaaaataatagtttaAAATAGGCTACAGTATGACTATTTATTTGTAgcaatcatatatatatatatatatatatatatatatacatatatatatacagtatatatatatatatatatatatatatatatatatatatatatatatatacgcaaAACTGTCAAAGCTACAACCTAAAGAAGCAATTGTGTCTAGCTTAAATAACACATCACGTAAAATAAAATTTGTTTAACATATAAATGTTACAAATATTTACTACATGCACAAAATAAATATTGACATAAACTTTATATCCATGcaaacataaacatttataaacattAGCGTTATTAACGTTGTTTTACAATAATttcgaaataataataataatgatattaaaatccAGCTCACCCGTGGTAAATAGCACGATGGCTTTTAAGCAGCTGTACTCGGCTGAATCGACGTGCAACGCTTTGAGCTTTTCCACTTGCTCCTGGAAGATCCTAATGTGGTCCATAAAGGCGACCACTCTGTCCGCGGACATGGGGGAGGCATGGAGGCCTGCGGCGGCTAGCAGAGGAGCTACATGCAGTGGCATTGAGCACTGGGCCGCGTTCAGCACGAACAACTCGCTCCAGGTGAGCCTGAGCAGAGCCACCTGGTCTGTGATCTGTAGGTCTGGGAAGAAGGGAATATTCCTGGCCCACTCCACGGCGCTGAACAGCATGCGCGCTGCCAGTTCGCAAATGTTCTCGATGCCCATGATGTTGTTCGGCTGCATGCACTGACTGCCGTAACGCGACGTCGGGTAGGGCTCCGCTCGCAGCAGCAGTGAGATATATCCCGATAGATAGGAATGGCAGTGCAGCGGGTCCCCGTTGGTCAAGGCGAACTGGCCGTGGTGAGGCTGTGTTGGCGGCATCCTGCCTCTCTGGACTGCTGCAGAAAGGGAAACTACATAAATTGATGCTTGAAATTCGACTCAAGTGTACATGcaaattttacagtttttacagttttacttaaacattataGTTCTAGAGACCTTGACAATGGTCTTATGACtaatttacttattaatgtCAAAAGTTTTGAAATAACCCCCTAAATTACAACCTAAATCATGAAATAAAGTAATATGTTtgcaaatagaaaaaaaagaagaaaatggtGATCATTTAACTCAACAGTGTATACATTCTGTTAATTCAAATAATACATATTAGTTTTTTcagtatttttgtttttgttttactaaAGTACTGTAGCTAACCCTTTGTAATTGGTATCTAATCACAGAATAGCTACACGCTTCCAATGAAAAAACTTAAAAGTATTTCTGATCTTGGTCTTGTATTATTAGTGTTGTACTGGTCTCGGGTGGTATGGACGTTGGTGTTGTTTTAGTCTAGGGTGCATGTTTCTTAGTGCTGTCATGGTCTCTGGTGGTCTTTACCACCACAATGTCAAAACTTACGAATACATAAAAGTAACATCAGGTTGAAACGTGACCAGATTTGCATTAAATAACATTACTGATCAATGATACATTTGATATTTAAGATCTATAAGaatacagtaaatataaacacatggatAATTGATCAAGTTCATAATCAGGCTAAGCTTTTCCAGTGTTTTAGTCCgtttttaaaaattactttattaattaaaaagaaatactATTTAACTTTTGTATTATGTAGAAAAGTTGTTTGTAATTTTTTCAGAAATGCTGTAGCACTGTCACGAATCTTTGTTATTTTTGAGTATAACAGCAGAAGATGGCACAAAGAAAGCAATAGATGGTAATCCTTAACCTACTTTACTAGTGTCAGATTGGtcctaaactaaaactaaaaatgaTTAATACGACACGACTGATCAAAAAACGATTCAAGCAAATTCGAGCTAATTATGTTTATCTGTCGTGTAGTCGGCGTGTGGTCGATTTTTGACATTGTAGCATCGACTGTACATGCCTATGTGCGATCTGTTTTATCTGCACGACATGAACGGCattgttattatgttattataagTACAGGTGCATAATATTGTTTCATCGCAAATTAGCACAGActacataaacaataaaacgCACACAATATCGCTTCTTTGCGTGAAGCAGTCAGGAAGGATATTCTTAGCCTGCTTCAGTCGGGTTGTCTATGGAAGTCTAAGAGAAAGCATGGGGGCGCACGTAAAATACACTGGCTTACTAAACACACTGAGACAAAAGGAAACAACAAGAATACAAAGAAAGCAAATCTCAATACCTTCCCGTCTCATGCCAACTTTGAGGCATTttttgaggcgacagtactgACACTGATTGCGGTGGTGCTGGTCGATGGGACAATTCCGGTTGGCGCGGCACGTGTAGGTGAGATTGCGGCGCACGCTGCGCTTGAAGAAGCTTTTGCAGCCCTCGCACGTGAACTGGCCGTAGTGCTTGCCGCTGGACTTGTCTCCGCACACCACGCACTCgatgtgctgctgctgctgcttgtCCGACTGGCTCTGCGACGTCTGGTTGGTCGGCGTGGACTGCGCGTTGCTGTTGGGCGCCCCTTGAACCGGAGTCTGCGGGGTCGGAGGTGCGACCTGCGAGGCCGCGAGGTTCAGCTGGCCCGGCTGAGAGGTCGCAAGGGTTAGTCCGCCTTGCGCTTGCGATGAGAGGGCACCCTGCGTCTCGGCCACATCGTCCTGTGAACCTCTCCACACTACCATTGCCATATCTGATCAGTCAgcgttaataaataaaactttattgttctttttttcttaaggTGTCGCGGTGGCTCGAAAGCAACCCAGAGCAGTTCACGATCAGGTTTACGATCGGGTCAACAAATAGGGTGTGCAGTCTTGATTATCCTTCTGAAAGTCGCGCACCGGGGACGGAGCGTATAGCCTGCTTTAGGGAAAGGCTTTACTCGGTAGTGGTTAGAACTGACGCGGAGACGAGCCGAATCGCAGTCCTGCTCCTAGAGGCCACGTCCAGGGAAGCCTGCAGTCATCCATCCAGGAAAAGCgtcaaagaaaaaaagaataaaatgaagaaataggaaaagaaaaagaaatacgACGACCAAACTGACAGATCTGCAAATACGGTGCCGGTTTAACTTAGCGACGTTCAGACTCGCTGAAAATTGAGCAGCTCGTCTAGATTACAGAAACTGGCGAGCGACACACCAAGTTCCAGTCTTGAAGTACtgagggaaaaaaacaacaactgcccTGAATATCGCCGCTTCTTCTCCTTATCTCTTCAGAATGAGGTAGAGCTTTTGTCGCCGCGCAGCGCAGAAACAAACCGTGTGCTCGAGTCAAATATGAAGTCAACTCTCCGGGCGAGCGGCGGCAgcgataaaaaaacacaaaaaatggaAGAGTACCAGCCTACAAAGCCTCCTTTGCTCGCAGCCGAAATAATAAGACAAGAGAACGGAGAATCAGACTGATCAAATATGTTAAAAAGGGGAGGT from Trichomycterus rosablanca isolate fTriRos1 chromosome 11, fTriRos1.hap1, whole genome shotgun sequence includes the following:
- the nr2f2 gene encoding COUP transcription factor 2 isoform X2, whose amino-acid sequence is MAMVVWRGSQDDVAETQGALSSQAQGGLTLATSQPGQLNLAASQVAPPTPQTPVQGAPNSNAQSTPTNQTSQSQSDKQQQQHIECVVCGDKSSGKHYGQFTCEGCKSFFKRSVRRNLTYTCRANRNCPIDQHHRNQCQYCRLKKCLKVGMRREAVQRGRMPPTQPHHGQFALTNGDPLHCHSYLSGYISLLLRAEPYPTSRYGSQCMQPNNIMGIENICELAARMLFSAVEWARNIPFFPDLQITDQVALLRLTWSELFVLNAAQCSMPLHVAPLLAAAGLHASPMSADRVVAFMDHIRIFQEQVEKLKALHVDSAEYSCLKAIVLFTTDACGLSDVAHIESLQEKSQCALEEYVRSQYPNQPTRFGKLLLRLPSLRTVSSSVIEQLFFVRLVGKTPIETLIRDMLLSGSSFNWPYMSIQ
- the nr2f2 gene encoding COUP transcription factor 2 isoform X1; this translates as MAMVVWRGSQDDVAETQGALSSQAQGGLTLATSQPGQLNLAASQVAPPTPQTPVQGAPNSNAQSTPTNQTSQSQSDKQQQQHIECVVCGDKSSGKHYGQFTCEGCKSFFKRSVRRNLTYTCRANRNCPIDQHHRNQCQYCRLKKCLKVGMRREVSLSAAVQRGRMPPTQPHHGQFALTNGDPLHCHSYLSGYISLLLRAEPYPTSRYGSQCMQPNNIMGIENICELAARMLFSAVEWARNIPFFPDLQITDQVALLRLTWSELFVLNAAQCSMPLHVAPLLAAAGLHASPMSADRVVAFMDHIRIFQEQVEKLKALHVDSAEYSCLKAIVLFTTDACGLSDVAHIESLQEKSQCALEEYVRSQYPNQPTRFGKLLLRLPSLRTVSSSVIEQLFFVRLVGKTPIETLIRDMLLSGSSFNWPYMSIQ